The region CATTACCATCAATGGCAGGAATTTTTTCACTACTCCATTGGGATGAGAGAATGGCTGCCATATATGGCCCAATTCCTGGCAGTTTTTTGAGTAATTCATGTTTAGAAGGAATCTGCCCATTATATTCGTCCATAATAATTTGAGCCAACTTTAACAAACGATGAGCTCTCTGATAATAGCCTAACCCTTGCCAATCTTTGAGAAAGTCGTCTTCGTGAGCTTCTGAAAGTTCCTTGATGGTTGGATATTTGTCAATTATTCGAAGATAATACGGCATTCCTTGTTCTATGCGTGTTTGCTGGAAAACGAATTCAGCCACCAGTTGATGATAAGGATTCATGGTTTGACGCCAAAGAAAATTTCTTTTGTTAGTGCGAAACCACTTAATGATAGAATAAAAAAGTTTTTCTTCTTTCATGATGATATTTGTCTTCATTAAAATTCTTTGTTAAAATTAGCATACCTTTGTAAAAAAATGACAAGCAACGATATTTTAGAAGTTTTGAGTACGGTACTAGATCCAGATCTTAGGAAGGATTTGGTAACTTTGAAGATGGTAGATAACATAAGAATACAAGATAACGTCATTGAGTTTGATTTAATTTTAACTACACCTGCTTGTCCTCTTCGTCAACAATTGATGGATACATGTACCAACGCAATTAAACAAAAGTTTCCTAATGCTGAAGTTCACATTCATACTACTTATCGGATGACTCAATCGATTTCAAATCCAAATCTTAAACACATAAAAAATTTAGTTGCTATAGTTTCAGGCAAAGGTGGTGTAGGTAAAAGTACCATTGCTTTAAATCTTGCTGTAGGTCTTGCCTTAAGTGGTGCAAAAGTAGGATTGTTGGATGCTGATCTTCACGGTCCTAGTATTCCCAAAATACTTGGCCTTGAAGGAAACATGCCAACAGTCGTTGAAAAGGAAGGAAGAGAAGTTATGTTACCTTTAGAAAAACATGGAATCAAAGTGATGTCTATAGGTTTTCTTATTGGTGAAGACAAACCACTTATTTGGCGTGGGCCAATGTTAACGAGTGTTCTACTTCAACTTTTCCATGATACGGACTGGGGAGAGT is a window of Bacteroidales bacterium DNA encoding:
- a CDS encoding Mrp/NBP35 family ATP-binding protein; translation: MTSNDILEVLSTVLDPDLRKDLVTLKMVDNIRIQDNVIEFDLILTTPACPLRQQLMDTCTNAIKQKFPNAEVHIHTTYRMTQSISNPNLKHIKNLVAIVSGKGGVGKSTIALNLAVGLALSGAKVGLLDADLHGPSIPKILGLEGNMPTVVEKEGREVMLPLEKHGIKVMSIGFLIGEDKPLIWRGPMLTSVLLQLFHDTDWGELDYLIIDTPPGTGDVHLTLIQNFSVTGVVLVSTPQEVALSDVRKAANMFLDEKVKVPIIGIIENMSYFVPTDMPEKKYYIFGKDGAKQLSQKLQIRLLGQIPLFEEVMQSGELGVPAVIDHNNPARSYFFELAQKTAQAIAIRNATMEPTPILRVK